The proteins below come from a single Streptomyces sp. M92 genomic window:
- a CDS encoding nucleoside triphosphate pyrophosphohydrolase, with the protein MNATSADTTPGTAPDPGRIVLLTTSHRVAPGLLSWPAWQALRTADRVLCADGAHPQLPYLREAGIRVDEAAPAAEELVTACAGGHTVVVVATGEGEPALTDGLARLAGSGRLSMPDLELLPASYDLPGARLLDLVQVMDRIRVECPWSSQRTHKGLAKYAIEEAYELVEAIEDGDRDELREELGDVLLQVVFHARIAEEDLDAPFSVDDVAATIVDKLVHRHPHVFGDATATTPEEVREHWLRTKADEKQRASVTDGVPLGQPGLALAAKLASRVRTAGLPVPLPSGEGIGYELLALAARAESEGTDPEAALRAAARAYRDAIREVEA; encoded by the coding sequence GTGAACGCAACCAGCGCCGACACCACTCCCGGCACCGCTCCCGACCCCGGCCGCATCGTCCTGCTCACCACCAGCCACCGCGTCGCCCCCGGCCTGCTGTCCTGGCCCGCCTGGCAGGCCCTGCGCACCGCCGACCGCGTCCTGTGCGCCGACGGTGCCCACCCGCAGCTGCCGTATCTGCGCGAGGCCGGCATACGGGTCGACGAGGCCGCCCCGGCCGCCGAGGAGCTGGTCACCGCCTGCGCCGGCGGGCACACCGTGGTCGTCGTCGCCACCGGTGAGGGCGAGCCCGCCCTCACCGACGGGCTGGCCCGCCTCGCGGGCTCCGGCCGCCTCTCCATGCCGGATCTGGAACTGCTCCCGGCCTCCTACGACCTCCCCGGCGCCCGCCTGCTCGACCTCGTCCAGGTCATGGACCGCATCCGCGTCGAGTGCCCGTGGTCCTCGCAGCGCACCCACAAGGGCCTGGCCAAGTACGCGATCGAGGAGGCGTACGAACTGGTCGAGGCGATCGAGGACGGCGACCGCGACGAGCTCCGCGAGGAACTGGGCGACGTGCTCCTCCAGGTCGTCTTCCACGCCCGCATCGCCGAGGAGGACCTCGACGCGCCGTTCTCCGTCGACGACGTGGCCGCGACCATCGTCGACAAACTCGTCCACCGCCACCCGCACGTCTTCGGCGACGCCACGGCGACCACCCCCGAGGAGGTCAGGGAGCACTGGCTGCGCACCAAGGCGGACGAGAAGCAGCGCGCCTCGGTCACCGACGGCGTCCCCCTCGGCCAGCCCGGCCTGGCCCTCGCCGCCAAGCTCGCCTCCCGGGTCCGCACCGCGGGCCTCCCGGTCCCCCTGCCCTCCGGCGAGGGCATCGGCTACGAACTGCTCGCCCTCGCCGCCCGCGCCGAGTCCGAGGGCACGGACCCCGAGGCGGCCCTGAGAGCGGCCGCCCGCGCCTACCGGGACGCGATCAGGGAGGTGGAGGCATGA
- a CDS encoding cytochrome P450 family protein, giving the protein MTGPAPAPAPELFTWEFAADPYPAYAWLREHAPVHRTRLPSGVEAWLVTRYADARQALADPRLSKNPAHHDEPAHAKGKTGIPGERKAELMTHLLNIDPPDHTRLRRLVSKAFTPRRVAEFAPRVQELADDLIDRFARTGSADLIHEFAFPLPIYAICDLLGVPREDQDDFRDWAGMMIRHGGGPRGGVARSVKKMRGYLADLIHRKRAALPPEPGPGEDLISGLIRASDHGEHLTENEAAAMAFILLFAGFETTVNLIGNGTYALLTHPEQRDRLQASLAAGERGLLETGVEELLRYDGPVEMATWRFATRPLTLGGQDIAPGDPVLVVLAAADRDPERFTDPDTLDLARRDSQHLGYGHGIHYCLGAPLARLEGQTALATLLTRLPDLRLAAEPGELRWRGGLIMRGLRTLPVSFTPVAASAGHGAPPK; this is encoded by the coding sequence ATGACCGGCCCCGCGCCCGCCCCGGCCCCCGAGCTGTTCACCTGGGAGTTCGCCGCCGACCCCTACCCCGCCTACGCCTGGCTGCGCGAGCACGCCCCGGTGCACCGCACCCGGCTGCCCAGCGGAGTGGAGGCCTGGCTGGTCACCCGGTACGCGGACGCCAGGCAGGCGCTCGCCGACCCGCGGCTGTCCAAGAACCCGGCCCACCACGACGAGCCCGCGCACGCCAAGGGCAAGACCGGCATTCCGGGGGAGCGGAAGGCCGAGCTGATGACCCACCTGCTGAACATCGACCCGCCGGACCACACCCGGCTGCGCCGGCTGGTCAGCAAGGCGTTCACACCCCGCCGGGTCGCGGAGTTCGCGCCGCGGGTGCAGGAGCTGGCGGACGACCTCATCGACCGGTTCGCGCGGACCGGGAGCGCCGACCTGATCCACGAGTTCGCCTTCCCGCTGCCCATCTACGCCATCTGCGACCTGCTCGGCGTCCCCCGCGAGGACCAGGACGACTTCCGGGACTGGGCGGGCATGATGATCCGTCACGGGGGAGGCCCCCGGGGCGGGGTCGCGCGGTCGGTGAAGAAGATGCGGGGCTATCTGGCCGACCTCATCCACCGCAAGCGGGCCGCGCTGCCGCCCGAGCCCGGCCCCGGCGAGGACCTGATCTCCGGCCTCATCCGCGCCTCCGACCACGGCGAGCACCTCACCGAGAACGAGGCCGCGGCGATGGCCTTCATCCTTCTCTTCGCCGGCTTCGAGACCACCGTCAACCTGATCGGCAACGGTACGTACGCCCTGCTCACCCACCCCGAGCAGCGGGACCGCCTGCAGGCGTCCCTCGCCGCCGGCGAGCGGGGCCTGCTGGAGACCGGCGTCGAGGAACTCCTGCGCTACGACGGCCCGGTGGAGATGGCCACCTGGCGCTTCGCCACCCGGCCGCTCACCCTCGGCGGGCAGGACATCGCGCCCGGCGACCCCGTCCTCGTCGTCCTGGCCGCCGCCGACCGGGACCCGGAGCGCTTCACGGACCCGGACACCCTCGACCTCGCCCGCCGGGACAGCCAGCACCTGGGGTACGGACACGGCATCCACTACTGCCTCGGGGCCCCGCTCGCCCGGCTGGAGGGACAGACCGCGCTCGCCACGCTCCTCACCCGCCTCCCGGACCTCCGGCTCGCCGCGGAGCCCGGTGAACTGCGCTGGCGCGGCGGTCTCATCATGCGAGGCCTGCGCACCCTGCCCGTGTCCTTCACACCCGTCGCGGCATCGGCGGGTCATGGTGCGCCCCCGAAGTAA
- a CDS encoding SurA N-terminal domain-containing protein, whose amino-acid sequence MHRRRRTALLFTAAIAAAAPLLTACGNDAHPGAAAVVGDQRITVAQLENRVDEVRDAQRAAVPDDAQYQQVLARTGSLTRDTLHGMVLDRVLHRAAENAGVTVSRKEVQELRGGLQEQAGGPEQLETLWLQQYGVAPDRLDDNLRVQLEAQKLAESLGTDTSRPEFWQALAKASDQLDIDLNPRYGDWDVHKSSRVDTETPWVREITTAQTQQTA is encoded by the coding sequence TTGCACCGCCGCCGTCGCACCGCGCTCCTGTTCACCGCCGCGATCGCCGCCGCGGCGCCCCTGCTCACCGCGTGCGGCAACGACGCGCACCCGGGAGCCGCCGCCGTGGTCGGCGACCAGCGGATCACCGTCGCCCAGCTGGAGAACCGGGTCGACGAGGTGCGCGACGCACAGCGGGCCGCCGTCCCCGACGACGCCCAGTACCAGCAGGTCCTCGCCAGGACCGGCAGCCTCACCCGCGACACCCTGCACGGCATGGTCCTCGACCGGGTGCTGCACCGGGCCGCCGAGAACGCGGGCGTGACCGTCAGCCGCAAGGAGGTCCAGGAGCTGCGCGGGGGCCTTCAGGAGCAGGCCGGCGGCCCCGAGCAGCTCGAGACGCTCTGGCTGCAGCAGTACGGCGTGGCCCCCGACCGCCTGGACGACAACCTCCGCGTCCAGCTGGAGGCCCAGAAGCTCGCCGAGAGCCTCGGCACCGACACCAGCCGACCCGAGTTCTGGCAGGCCCTGGCGAAGGCCTCCGACCAGCTCGACATCGACCTGAACCCGCGCTACGGCGACTGGGACGTCCACAAGAGCAGCCGCGTCGACACCGAGACCCCGTGGGTCCGGGAGATCACGACGGCACAGACCCAGCAGACGGCGTAA
- the pkaE gene encoding serine/threonine protein kinase PkaE, which translates to MATLIGQGGMGQVWTAYDGRLDRRVAVKLLRPDKVAGQEADELRRRFVRECRVTAQVDHPGLVTVHDAGSEGEELFLVMQYVDGADLSDHLAENDPYPWQWAVAVAAQLCAVLSAVHAVPIVHRDLKPRNVMVKQDGTVTVLDLGVASVMDADTTRLTHTGTPIGSPAYMAPEQAMGGAVGPYTDLYALGVLLHELLSGDVPFAGSTALGVLHRHLYEPPLPVRRVRPEVPEALEILVLRLLAKDPQHRPASAQEVYEHLAALLPARGVPTGGPLDPTRPFVRPHAPWPDRARTPAPQPAPAPPAAEAGKPDVARAVDDVKRLLGEGRITQAVDILGAILPAAAEQHGERSPVVRTLRKQYAATLMDDGQYRRALPELRRLADERAAEAGQADPQSLRHRYDAAQCLEQLGEPAAALAEYRVLLPYYENQYVAGDPDLAHDVRRRIGHLLLALGDRTAAHETLARLLHDVERLHGPGHPLAAEIRRTLQWLGQVRG; encoded by the coding sequence CTGGCCACGCTCATCGGGCAGGGCGGCATGGGACAGGTCTGGACGGCCTACGACGGGCGCCTCGACCGGCGCGTGGCGGTGAAACTGCTGCGTCCCGACAAGGTGGCCGGCCAGGAGGCCGACGAACTGCGCCGCCGGTTCGTGCGCGAGTGCCGGGTGACCGCACAGGTCGACCACCCCGGCCTGGTCACCGTGCACGACGCGGGCAGCGAGGGCGAGGAGCTGTTCCTCGTGATGCAGTACGTCGACGGCGCCGACCTCTCCGACCACCTCGCCGAGAACGACCCCTACCCCTGGCAGTGGGCGGTCGCCGTGGCCGCGCAGCTGTGCGCCGTACTGAGCGCCGTGCACGCCGTGCCGATCGTCCACCGCGACCTCAAGCCGCGCAACGTGATGGTGAAGCAGGACGGCACCGTCACCGTCCTCGACCTCGGCGTCGCCTCCGTCATGGACGCCGACACCACCCGCCTCACCCACACCGGCACCCCCATCGGCTCGCCCGCCTACATGGCGCCCGAGCAGGCCATGGGCGGCGCCGTCGGCCCGTACACCGACCTGTACGCACTCGGCGTCCTGCTGCACGAACTCCTCAGCGGCGACGTCCCGTTCGCCGGCTCGACGGCGCTCGGCGTGCTCCACCGGCACCTGTACGAGCCGCCGCTGCCCGTGCGCCGCGTCCGCCCCGAGGTCCCCGAGGCACTCGAGATCCTGGTCCTGCGCCTGCTCGCCAAGGACCCGCAGCACCGCCCCGCCTCCGCGCAGGAGGTCTACGAGCACCTGGCGGCGCTACTGCCCGCGCGCGGCGTGCCCACCGGCGGCCCCCTCGACCCCACCCGCCCCTTCGTACGCCCGCACGCCCCCTGGCCCGACCGCGCCCGCACCCCCGCGCCCCAGCCCGCCCCCGCCCCGCCGGCCGCCGAGGCCGGCAAGCCGGACGTCGCCCGCGCCGTGGACGACGTCAAACGCCTCCTCGGCGAGGGCCGCATCACCCAGGCCGTCGACATCCTCGGCGCGATCCTGCCCGCCGCCGCCGAACAGCACGGCGAGCGTTCCCCGGTCGTACGCACCCTGCGCAAGCAGTACGCGGCCACCCTCATGGACGACGGCCAGTACCGGCGCGCCCTGCCCGAGCTGCGCCGCCTCGCCGACGAGCGCGCCGCCGAGGCCGGCCAGGCCGACCCACAGTCCCTGCGCCACCGCTACGACGCCGCCCAGTGCCTGGAACAGCTCGGCGAACCGGCCGCCGCCCTCGCCGAGTACCGGGTGCTGCTGCCGTACTACGAGAACCAGTACGTCGCCGGCGACCCCGACCTCGCCCACGACGTCCGCCGTCGCATCGGCCACCTGCTCCTCGCCCTCGGCGACCGCACCGCCGCCCACGAGACGCTGGCCCGGCTGCTGCACGACGTGGAGCGCCTGCACGGCCCCGGCCACCCGCTCGCGGCGGAGATCCGGCGCACCCTGCAGTGGCTCGGCCAGGTACGCGGCTGA